From the genome of Streptomyces sp. NBC_00523:
GACGCCAGGGTCTGCAGGCCGAGCGGCAGGGTGAAGGTGCTTTCGTCGTTGAGCGAGACGCGGGTCAGCAAGTATTCGTTCCAGGTCGGGATCGCGGTGATCAGGGCCACCGTGATCAGGGCGGGCCGGGTCAGCGGTAGGTAGATGCGGGTGAAGATGCGGAACTCGTTGGCTCCGTCCACCCGAGCGGACTCCCTCAGCTCCTTCGGCACGGCGCTGAAGGCACCGGTCATGAGCAGTACGGAGAGCGGGGCACCGCCGTTGACAAAGGGCAGTACGAGCCCCATATGGGTGCCGAGGATGCCGAGCTTGTTCTCCAGGAGGACGATCGGCAGCATCACCGTGACACCGGGCACGAAGAGCAGCGCCACGAAGAGCTTCTGCAGCGCGCCGCGGCCGGGGAAGTCCAGCACCGCGAAGGCGTAGCCGGCGGACGCGTAGACCACCAGGGTCAGCACCACGGTGAGGAGGGTGACCGAGAGGCTGTTCAGGAAGTAGCTGAAGAAGTGCAGCTGGTTCCAGGTGTCGGCGAGTGTCTGGAAGGTGGGGTGGTCCGGGATCAGGTGGCCGGAGCGGATCACCTCCACCTGGTCCTTGAAGGCCGCGGAGACCATCCAGAGGAAGGGGTAGACGCTGATCACGCCGTAGAGGGCGAGCAGTCCGCCGACCAGGACCCGTGCGCCGATCCTGCGGGCGCGGACGGGCCCGCTGGGGCCGGACCGCGAGGGGAGGGAAATCGTTGTCATGTTTTGCTCCGCATGACTCGCAGGTTGATCAGCGCGATGACCAGCGCGGCGGCGAACAGCAGCCAGCCGAG
Proteins encoded in this window:
- a CDS encoding carbohydrate ABC transporter permease; translated protein: MTTISLPSRSGPSGPVRARRIGARVLVGGLLALYGVISVYPFLWMVSAAFKDQVEVIRSGHLIPDHPTFQTLADTWNQLHFFSYFLNSLSVTLLTVVLTLVVYASAGYAFAVLDFPGRGALQKLFVALLFVPGVTVMLPIVLLENKLGILGTHMGLVLPFVNGGAPLSVLLMTGAFSAVPKELRESARVDGANEFRIFTRIYLPLTRPALITVALITAIPTWNEYLLTRVSLNDESTFTLPLGLQTLASQNVPHYNNLMAGALIVVIPVIALFLCLQRYFVNGLVGAVKG